In the genome of Quercus robur chromosome 3, dhQueRobu3.1, whole genome shotgun sequence, one region contains:
- the LOC126717076 gene encoding amidase 1-like isoform X2: MAKDSDYGAFMEKFVLQPSPSAHELPLSGLTFAVKDLYDVDGYVTGFGNPDWARTHPAATSTAPAVLSLLRAGATCIGKTVMDEMAYSIEGENIHYGTPRNPCAPDRIPGGSSSGSAVAVAAKLVDFALGSDTGGSVRVPASYCGILGFRPSHDVVSTTGVIPMAQSFDSMGWFARDPVILNRVGRVLMQLPDVDPVNPSEIIIAEDCFQLSAIPSDRLTEPLFKSVNKLFGGDLVKHAILGDYVKEKVPSLKQFMTEETADQENNIPSLAALSSAMRLLQRYEFKKHHGEWVSTVKPDLGPGMSERIWRAVRTTDENVVVCHSVRTELRAALNALLGDCGVLAIPTVLEPPPKLQCDPIRLEALLVKTFSLLSNAGLTGFCQVSIPLGLYDNLPVAISLLAKHGSDGFLLNLVESLYKNIQEEVGIAEKKGY, encoded by the exons ATGGCAAAAGATTCAGACTATGGTGCGTTCATGGAGAAGTTCGTTCTACAACCAAGCCCATCAGCCCATGAGCTTCCTTTGAGTGGACTCACCTTTGCCGTTAAAGACTT ATATGATGTGGATGGATATGTGACTGGGTTTGGAAATCCTGACTGGGCAAGGACTCATCCGGCTGCCACGTCGACAGCCCCAGCCGTTTTGTCACTCTTAAGGGCAGGTGCTACATGTATTGGTAAAACTGTCATGGATGAAATGGCATACAG TATAGAAGGAGAAAATATACATTATGGCACACCTAGAAATCCATGTGCACCTGATCGGATACCTGGAGGATCTTCCAGTGGATCAGCTGTTGCTGTAGCCGCAAAGCTTGTTGATTTTGCCTTAG GAAGTGACACTGGAGGAAGTGTAAGGGTACCTGCATCATACTGTGGAATTCTTGGCTTTCGGCCTTCACATGATGTCGTTTCTACAACTGGAGTTATTCCTATGGCACAGAGTTTTGATAGCATGG GATGGTTTGCTAGGGATCCTGTGATTTTGAACAGAGTTGGACGAGTACTAATGCAATTACCTGATGTGGATCCTGTCAACCCCTCCGAGATAATTATTGCTGAAGATTGTTTCCAGCTTTCAGCCATTCCAAGTGATCGTCTTACTGAACCGCTTTTTAAATCAGTGAACAAGCTCTTTGGAG GTGATCTTGTAAAGCATGCAATCCTTGGGGACTATGTCAAGGAAAAAGTTCCAAGTTTAAAACAATTCATGACTGAGGAAACTGCAGATCAAGAGAACAATATACCATCTTTGGCAGCCCTTTCAAGTGCCATGCGGCTGCTTCAAAG GTATGAATTCAAGAAACACCATGGTGAATGGGTCAGTACTGTCAAACCTGATTTGGGTCCTGGAATGTCAGAAAGGATATGGAGAGCCGTTAGGACAACAGATGAAAATGTGGTTGTCTGTCACTCTGTAAGGACTGAACTACGTGCTGCTCTTAATGCTCTTCTTGGG GATTGTGGTGTCCTGGCAATTCCCACGGTTTTAGAGCCTCCACCAAAACTACAATGTGATCCAATTCGATTAGAAGCTCTTTTAGTCAAGACTTTTAGCTTGCTGTCAAATGCTGGATTAACCGGATTCTGCCAA GTGAGCATACCACTAGGGCTGTATGATAATCTTCCTGTGGCAATTTCCTTGTTGGCAAAACATGGCTCGGATGGGTTCCTGCTTAATCTTGTTGAGTCTCTGTACAAAAATATCCAAGAAGAGGTTGGCATTGCTGAGAAAAAGGGTTACTGA
- the LOC126717076 gene encoding amidase 1-like isoform X1, with amino-acid sequence MAKDSDYGAFMEKFVLQPSPSAHELPLSGLTFAVKDLYDVDGYVTGFGNPDWARTHPAATSTAPAVLSLLRAGATCIGKTVMDEMAYSIEGENIHYGTPRNPCAPDRIPGGSSSGSAVAVAAKLVDFALGNDTGGSVRVPASYCGILGFRPSHDVVSTTGVIPMAQSFDSMGWFARDPVILNRVGRVLMQLPDVDPVNPSEIIIAEDCFQLSAIPSDRLTEPLFKSVNKLFGGDLVKHAILGDYVKEKVPSLKQFMTEETADQENNIPSLAALSSAMRLLQRYEFKKHHGEWVSTVKPDLGPGMSERIWRAVRTTDENVVVCHSVRTELRAALNALLGDCGVLAIPTVLEPPPKLQCDPIRLEALLVKTFSLLSNAGLTGFCQVSIPLGLYDNLPVAISLLAKHGSDGFLLNLVESLYKNIQEEVGIAEKKGY; translated from the exons ATGGCAAAAGATTCAGACTATGGTGCGTTCATGGAGAAGTTCGTTCTACAACCAAGCCCATCAGCCCATGAGCTTCCTTTGAGTGGACTCACCTTTGCCGTTAAAGACTT ATATGATGTGGATGGATATGTGACTGGGTTTGGAAATCCTGACTGGGCAAGGACTCATCCGGCTGCCACGTCGACAGCCCCAGCCGTTTTGTCACTCTTAAGGGCAGGTGCTACATGTATTGGTAAAACTGTCATGGATGAAATGGCATACAG TATAGAAGGAGAAAATATACATTATGGCACACCTAGAAATCCATGTGCACCTGATCGGATACCTGGAGGATCTTCCAGTGGATCAGCTGTTGCTGTAGCCGCAAAGCTTGTTGATTTTGCCTTAGGCAA TGACACTGGAGGAAGTGTAAGGGTACCTGCATCATACTGTGGAATTCTTGGCTTTCGGCCTTCACATGATGTCGTTTCTACAACTGGAGTTATTCCTATGGCACAGAGTTTTGATAGCATGG GATGGTTTGCTAGGGATCCTGTGATTTTGAACAGAGTTGGACGAGTACTAATGCAATTACCTGATGTGGATCCTGTCAACCCCTCCGAGATAATTATTGCTGAAGATTGTTTCCAGCTTTCAGCCATTCCAAGTGATCGTCTTACTGAACCGCTTTTTAAATCAGTGAACAAGCTCTTTGGAG GTGATCTTGTAAAGCATGCAATCCTTGGGGACTATGTCAAGGAAAAAGTTCCAAGTTTAAAACAATTCATGACTGAGGAAACTGCAGATCAAGAGAACAATATACCATCTTTGGCAGCCCTTTCAAGTGCCATGCGGCTGCTTCAAAG GTATGAATTCAAGAAACACCATGGTGAATGGGTCAGTACTGTCAAACCTGATTTGGGTCCTGGAATGTCAGAAAGGATATGGAGAGCCGTTAGGACAACAGATGAAAATGTGGTTGTCTGTCACTCTGTAAGGACTGAACTACGTGCTGCTCTTAATGCTCTTCTTGGG GATTGTGGTGTCCTGGCAATTCCCACGGTTTTAGAGCCTCCACCAAAACTACAATGTGATCCAATTCGATTAGAAGCTCTTTTAGTCAAGACTTTTAGCTTGCTGTCAAATGCTGGATTAACCGGATTCTGCCAA GTGAGCATACCACTAGGGCTGTATGATAATCTTCCTGTGGCAATTTCCTTGTTGGCAAAACATGGCTCGGATGGGTTCCTGCTTAATCTTGTTGAGTCTCTGTACAAAAATATCCAAGAAGAGGTTGGCATTGCTGAGAAAAAGGGTTACTGA
- the LOC126717076 gene encoding amidase 1-like isoform X4 — protein MAKDSDYGAFMEKFVLQPSPSAHELPLSGLTFAVKDLYDVDGYVTGFGNPDWARTHPAATSTAPAVLSLLRAGATCIGKTVMDEMAYSIEGENIHYGTPRNPCAPDRIPGGSSSGSAVAVAAKLVDFALGSDTGGSVRVPASYCGILGFRPSHDVVSTTGVIPMAQSFDSMGWFARDPVILNRVGRVLMQLPDVDPVNPSEIIIAEDCFQLSAIPSDRLTEPLFKSVNKLFGGDLVKHAILGDYVKEKVPSLKQFMTEETADQENNIPSLAALSSAMRLLQRYEFKKHHGEWVSTVKPDLGPGMSERIWRAVRTTDENVVVCHSVRTELRAALNALLGDCGVLAIPTVLEPPPKLQCDPIRLEALLVKTFSLLSNAGLTGFCQVLSRSLSM, from the exons ATGGCAAAAGATTCAGACTATGGTGCGTTCATGGAGAAGTTCGTTCTACAACCAAGCCCATCAGCCCATGAGCTTCCTTTGAGTGGACTCACCTTTGCCGTTAAAGACTT ATATGATGTGGATGGATATGTGACTGGGTTTGGAAATCCTGACTGGGCAAGGACTCATCCGGCTGCCACGTCGACAGCCCCAGCCGTTTTGTCACTCTTAAGGGCAGGTGCTACATGTATTGGTAAAACTGTCATGGATGAAATGGCATACAG TATAGAAGGAGAAAATATACATTATGGCACACCTAGAAATCCATGTGCACCTGATCGGATACCTGGAGGATCTTCCAGTGGATCAGCTGTTGCTGTAGCCGCAAAGCTTGTTGATTTTGCCTTAG GAAGTGACACTGGAGGAAGTGTAAGGGTACCTGCATCATACTGTGGAATTCTTGGCTTTCGGCCTTCACATGATGTCGTTTCTACAACTGGAGTTATTCCTATGGCACAGAGTTTTGATAGCATGG GATGGTTTGCTAGGGATCCTGTGATTTTGAACAGAGTTGGACGAGTACTAATGCAATTACCTGATGTGGATCCTGTCAACCCCTCCGAGATAATTATTGCTGAAGATTGTTTCCAGCTTTCAGCCATTCCAAGTGATCGTCTTACTGAACCGCTTTTTAAATCAGTGAACAAGCTCTTTGGAG GTGATCTTGTAAAGCATGCAATCCTTGGGGACTATGTCAAGGAAAAAGTTCCAAGTTTAAAACAATTCATGACTGAGGAAACTGCAGATCAAGAGAACAATATACCATCTTTGGCAGCCCTTTCAAGTGCCATGCGGCTGCTTCAAAG GTATGAATTCAAGAAACACCATGGTGAATGGGTCAGTACTGTCAAACCTGATTTGGGTCCTGGAATGTCAGAAAGGATATGGAGAGCCGTTAGGACAACAGATGAAAATGTGGTTGTCTGTCACTCTGTAAGGACTGAACTACGTGCTGCTCTTAATGCTCTTCTTGGG GATTGTGGTGTCCTGGCAATTCCCACGGTTTTAGAGCCTCCACCAAAACTACAATGTGATCCAATTCGATTAGAAGCTCTTTTAGTCAAGACTTTTAGCTTGCTGTCAAATGCTGGATTAACCGGATTCTGCCAAgttctctctcgctctctctctat GTGA
- the LOC126717073 gene encoding amidase 1-like isoform X2 — protein MELSWRSSFYNQALHFISFPYMASPLLLKTYGYVTGFGNPDWARTHPAATSTAPAILAVLRGGATCVGKTVTAELAYSINGENKHYGTPTNPCVPDRVPGGSSSGSAVAVGAKLVDFALGTDTGGSVRVPASYCGILGFRPSHDVISTAGVIPLVQSFDTVGWFARDPVIFNRVGRVLLQLPDVDLVRPSRIIIAEDCFQLSDIPKDRVIQPLVKSVDKLFGSHLVSPAILEDYVKDKVPSLKQFFNKGNADQESHIPSLEALSSAMRLIIGHEFKNNHGEWINTVKPDLGPGISERVWEALMTTDENLDICHSVKSEARAALIDLIGDFGVLAIPTVLGPPSKLQTDPTISENFCDRTFSLLLIASASGFCQVSIPLGLYDNLPVSISLLATHGSDGFLLNLVETLYDTLKEEVGIVEKMGS, from the exons ATGGAGCTTTCATGGAGAAGTTCCTTCTACAACCAAGCCCTTCACTTCATCAGCTTCCCTTACATGGCCTCACCTTTGCTTTTAAAGACAT ATGGATATGTTACTGGGTTTGGTAATCCTGACTGGGCAAGGACTCATCCGGCTGCCACATCAACAGCCCCGGCTATTTTGGCTGTCTTAAGGGGAGGTGCCACGTGTGTTGGTAAAACTGTCACGGCTGAACTGGCATACAG TATTAATGGAGAAAACAAACATTATGGCACACCTACAAATCCATGTGTGCCTGATCGGGTACCTGGAGGCTCTTCTAGTGGATCTGCTGTAGCAGTAGGTGCAAAGCTTGTTGATTTTGCATTAG GAACTGACACTGGAGGAAGTGTAAGAGTACCTGCATCATACTGTGGAATTCTTGGGTTCCGGCCTTCACATGATGTCATTTCTACTGCTGGAGTTATTCCTTTGGTGCAAAGTTTTGATACTGTGG GATGGTTTGCTAGGGACCCTGTAATTTTTAATAGAGTTGGACGAGTGCTTCTACAATTACCTGATGTGGATCTTGTCAGACCCAGTCGGATAATTATTGCAGAAGATTGTTTCCAGCTTTCAGACATTCCAAAGGATCGAGTTATTCAACCTCTCGTCAAATCAGTGGACAAGTTATTTGGGA GTCATCTTGTATCGCCTGCAATCCTTGAGGACTATGTCAAGGACAAAGTTCCAAGTTTGAAACAATTCTTCAATAAAGGAAATGCAGATCAAGAGTCTCATATACCATCTTTGGAAGCCCTTTCAAGTGCCATGCGATTGATTATAGG GCATGAGTTCAAGAACAACCATGGTGAATGGATCAATACTGTCAAACCTGATTTGGGTCCTGGGATATCAGAACGGGTATGGGAAGCCCTTATGACAACAGATGAAAATTTGGATATTTGTCACTCTGTGAAGAGCGAAGCCCGTGCAGCTCTTATTGATCTTATTGGG GATTTTGGTGTCCTAGCAATTCCCACAGTTCTGGGGCCTCCATCAAAGTTACAAACAGATCCAACTATATCAGAAAATTTTTGTGACAGGACATTCAGCTTACTGTTGATTGCATCTGCATCTGGATTTTGtcag GTTAGCATACCACTAGGGTTGTATGATAATCTTCCTGTCTCAATTTCCTTGTTGGCGACACATGGTTCAGATGGGTTCCTGCTCAATCTTGTTGAGACTCTGTATGACACTCTCAAAGAAGAGGTTGGCATTGTTGAGAAAATGGGTTCCTGA
- the LOC126717076 gene encoding amidase 1-like isoform X3 encodes MAKDSDYGAFMEKFVLQPSPSAHELPLSGLTFAVKDLYDVDGYVTGFGNPDWARTHPAATSTAPAVLSLLRAGATCIGKTVMDEMAYSIEGENIHYGTPRNPCAPDRIPGGSSSGSAVAVAAKLVDFALGSDTGGSVRVPASYCGILGFRPSHDVVSTTGVIPMAQSFDSMGWFARDPVILNRVGRVLMQLPDVDPVNPSEIIIAEDCFQLSAIPSDRLTEPLFKSVNKLFGGDLVKHAILGDYVKEKVPSLKQFMTEETADQENNIPSLAALSSAMRLLQRYEFKKHHGEWVSTVKPDLGPGMSERIWRAVRTTDENVVVCHSVRTELRAALNALLGDCGVLAIPTVLEPPPKLQCDPIRLEALLVKTFSLLSNAGLTGFCQVLSRSLSMCVCVCIVR; translated from the exons ATGGCAAAAGATTCAGACTATGGTGCGTTCATGGAGAAGTTCGTTCTACAACCAAGCCCATCAGCCCATGAGCTTCCTTTGAGTGGACTCACCTTTGCCGTTAAAGACTT ATATGATGTGGATGGATATGTGACTGGGTTTGGAAATCCTGACTGGGCAAGGACTCATCCGGCTGCCACGTCGACAGCCCCAGCCGTTTTGTCACTCTTAAGGGCAGGTGCTACATGTATTGGTAAAACTGTCATGGATGAAATGGCATACAG TATAGAAGGAGAAAATATACATTATGGCACACCTAGAAATCCATGTGCACCTGATCGGATACCTGGAGGATCTTCCAGTGGATCAGCTGTTGCTGTAGCCGCAAAGCTTGTTGATTTTGCCTTAG GAAGTGACACTGGAGGAAGTGTAAGGGTACCTGCATCATACTGTGGAATTCTTGGCTTTCGGCCTTCACATGATGTCGTTTCTACAACTGGAGTTATTCCTATGGCACAGAGTTTTGATAGCATGG GATGGTTTGCTAGGGATCCTGTGATTTTGAACAGAGTTGGACGAGTACTAATGCAATTACCTGATGTGGATCCTGTCAACCCCTCCGAGATAATTATTGCTGAAGATTGTTTCCAGCTTTCAGCCATTCCAAGTGATCGTCTTACTGAACCGCTTTTTAAATCAGTGAACAAGCTCTTTGGAG GTGATCTTGTAAAGCATGCAATCCTTGGGGACTATGTCAAGGAAAAAGTTCCAAGTTTAAAACAATTCATGACTGAGGAAACTGCAGATCAAGAGAACAATATACCATCTTTGGCAGCCCTTTCAAGTGCCATGCGGCTGCTTCAAAG GTATGAATTCAAGAAACACCATGGTGAATGGGTCAGTACTGTCAAACCTGATTTGGGTCCTGGAATGTCAGAAAGGATATGGAGAGCCGTTAGGACAACAGATGAAAATGTGGTTGTCTGTCACTCTGTAAGGACTGAACTACGTGCTGCTCTTAATGCTCTTCTTGGG GATTGTGGTGTCCTGGCAATTCCCACGGTTTTAGAGCCTCCACCAAAACTACAATGTGATCCAATTCGATTAGAAGCTCTTTTAGTCAAGACTTTTAGCTTGCTGTCAAATGCTGGATTAACCGGATTCTGCCAAgttctctctcgctctctctctatgtgtgtgtgtgtgtgtattgtgaG GTGA
- the LOC126717073 gene encoding amidase 1-like isoform X1 codes for MVKNMARDSDYGAFMEKFLLQPSPSLHQLPLHGLTFAFKDIFDVDGYVTGFGNPDWARTHPAATSTAPAILAVLRGGATCVGKTVTAELAYSINGENKHYGTPTNPCVPDRVPGGSSSGSAVAVGAKLVDFALGTDTGGSVRVPASYCGILGFRPSHDVISTAGVIPLVQSFDTVGWFARDPVIFNRVGRVLLQLPDVDLVRPSRIIIAEDCFQLSDIPKDRVIQPLVKSVDKLFGSHLVSPAILEDYVKDKVPSLKQFFNKGNADQESHIPSLEALSSAMRLIIGHEFKNNHGEWINTVKPDLGPGISERVWEALMTTDENLDICHSVKSEARAALIDLIGDFGVLAIPTVLGPPSKLQTDPTISENFCDRTFSLLLIASASGFCQVSIPLGLYDNLPVSISLLATHGSDGFLLNLVETLYDTLKEEVGIVEKMGS; via the exons ATGGTAAAGAACATGGCAAGAGACTCAGACTATGGAGCTTTCATGGAGAAGTTCCTTCTACAACCAAGCCCTTCACTTCATCAGCTTCCCTTACATGGCCTCACCTTTGCTTTTAAAGACAT aTTTGATGTAGATGGATATGTTACTGGGTTTGGTAATCCTGACTGGGCAAGGACTCATCCGGCTGCCACATCAACAGCCCCGGCTATTTTGGCTGTCTTAAGGGGAGGTGCCACGTGTGTTGGTAAAACTGTCACGGCTGAACTGGCATACAG TATTAATGGAGAAAACAAACATTATGGCACACCTACAAATCCATGTGTGCCTGATCGGGTACCTGGAGGCTCTTCTAGTGGATCTGCTGTAGCAGTAGGTGCAAAGCTTGTTGATTTTGCATTAG GAACTGACACTGGAGGAAGTGTAAGAGTACCTGCATCATACTGTGGAATTCTTGGGTTCCGGCCTTCACATGATGTCATTTCTACTGCTGGAGTTATTCCTTTGGTGCAAAGTTTTGATACTGTGG GATGGTTTGCTAGGGACCCTGTAATTTTTAATAGAGTTGGACGAGTGCTTCTACAATTACCTGATGTGGATCTTGTCAGACCCAGTCGGATAATTATTGCAGAAGATTGTTTCCAGCTTTCAGACATTCCAAAGGATCGAGTTATTCAACCTCTCGTCAAATCAGTGGACAAGTTATTTGGGA GTCATCTTGTATCGCCTGCAATCCTTGAGGACTATGTCAAGGACAAAGTTCCAAGTTTGAAACAATTCTTCAATAAAGGAAATGCAGATCAAGAGTCTCATATACCATCTTTGGAAGCCCTTTCAAGTGCCATGCGATTGATTATAGG GCATGAGTTCAAGAACAACCATGGTGAATGGATCAATACTGTCAAACCTGATTTGGGTCCTGGGATATCAGAACGGGTATGGGAAGCCCTTATGACAACAGATGAAAATTTGGATATTTGTCACTCTGTGAAGAGCGAAGCCCGTGCAGCTCTTATTGATCTTATTGGG GATTTTGGTGTCCTAGCAATTCCCACAGTTCTGGGGCCTCCATCAAAGTTACAAACAGATCCAACTATATCAGAAAATTTTTGTGACAGGACATTCAGCTTACTGTTGATTGCATCTGCATCTGGATTTTGtcag GTTAGCATACCACTAGGGTTGTATGATAATCTTCCTGTCTCAATTTCCTTGTTGGCGACACATGGTTCAGATGGGTTCCTGCTCAATCTTGTTGAGACTCTGTATGACACTCTCAAAGAAGAGGTTGGCATTGTTGAGAAAATGGGTTCCTGA